A genome region from Dolichospermum compactum NIES-806 includes the following:
- the rimM gene encoding ribosome maturation factor RimM (Essential for efficient processing of 16S rRNA), producing the protein MNHEDGKKKQGGRGQGAEGKVKKSPVPSPQSPITNHQSPSPNLDDWLEIGKIVSPQGLTGELRVYPNTDFPERFEKPGKRWLLRPGETELESVELLHGRYLDGKNLYVIKLKGVSDRHQAENMRDCRFFVPVSDRPELAAGEFHVLDLLGLQVFMQSSGEFVGTVVDILPSGHDLLEVKFDPDFVTNHEEFKTDKKQKTVLIPFVMEIVPVVDLATRRVEITPPPGLLSVND; encoded by the coding sequence ATGAACCACGAAGACGGGAAAAAGAAGCAAGGGGGCAGGGGGCAGGGTGCAGAGGGAAAGGTCAAAAAGTCACCTGTTCCTAGTCCCCAATCACCAATCACCAATCACCAATCACCAAGCCCTAATCTTGATGATTGGTTGGAAATTGGCAAAATTGTCTCTCCTCAAGGTTTAACTGGGGAGTTGCGAGTTTATCCTAATACTGATTTTCCTGAACGCTTTGAGAAACCAGGAAAACGCTGGTTGTTGCGTCCTGGGGAAACGGAACTTGAATCTGTGGAGTTGTTACATGGACGGTATCTTGATGGGAAGAATCTCTATGTGATTAAATTAAAGGGAGTGAGCGATCGCCATCAAGCTGAAAATATGCGTGATTGTCGGTTTTTTGTGCCGGTGAGCGATCGCCCAGAATTGGCAGCAGGTGAATTTCATGTGTTAGATTTGCTAGGGTTGCAAGTCTTTATGCAATCATCTGGGGAATTTGTGGGAACGGTGGTGGATATATTGCCTTCAGGTCATGATTTATTAGAAGTTAAATTTGATCCTGATTTTGTCACTAACCATGAAGAATTTAAAACTGATAAAAAACAAAAAACAGTTTTAATTCCTTTTGTCATGGAAATTGTTCCTGTTGTTGATTTAGCAACCCGTCGAGTTGAAATTACTCCTCCCCCCGGTTTATTGTCAGTTAATGATTAG
- a CDS encoding valine--pyruvate transaminase produces MKPALTKIGAQMSNLTGVRAIMKDINETLRASKGQELYNLSAGNPLILPEVEKLWRDCTADLLASSEYGEVVCRYGSSQGYSPLIEAIVKDFNQRYGLSLTERNILITAGSQTIYFYAANAFGGYTGNGGLKEIVLPLSPDYTGYGGVCLFPEALVAYKPTLDIDTAAHRFKYRPDFNQLSITENTGCVIFSRPCNPTGNVLTNDEVNKITALAAPYNVPVLIDSAYAPPFPALNFTEMTPVFGENILHCMSLSKAGLPGERIGVAIGDENLIQVLECFQTNVGIHSSRYGQAIAARAIESGILAHIAENVIRPFYQQKFDVLESTLEAAIPKSIPWFLHRGEGAIFGWLWLQDLPMTDWEFYQELKKVGVIVVPGSSFFPGLKEDWEHKHQCLRISLTGSDEEITVGMQRLAKVAEQVYQVAAVSV; encoded by the coding sequence ATAAAACCTGCCCTTACGAAAATTGGCGCTCAGATGTCTAACTTAACTGGCGTAAGAGCGATTATGAAAGATATTAACGAAACCCTCAGAGCTAGTAAGGGACAGGAATTATATAATTTGAGCGCTGGCAATCCGTTGATTTTACCAGAGGTAGAAAAGTTATGGCGGGATTGTACGGCAGATTTATTAGCTAGTTCTGAATATGGTGAAGTTGTTTGTCGTTATGGTTCAAGTCAAGGTTATTCACCATTAATTGAGGCAATTGTCAAGGACTTTAACCAGCGTTATGGGTTAAGTTTAACTGAGCGGAACATTTTAATTACTGCGGGTAGTCAAACTATCTATTTTTATGCCGCTAACGCTTTTGGTGGCTATACTGGTAATGGCGGTTTGAAAGAAATTGTCCTGCCGTTAAGTCCAGATTATACTGGTTATGGTGGAGTTTGTTTGTTTCCAGAGGCTTTAGTTGCTTATAAGCCTACTCTAGATATTGATACAGCCGCACACAGATTTAAATATCGCCCTGATTTTAACCAACTTTCAATTACAGAAAATACTGGTTGTGTGATTTTTTCCCGTCCTTGTAATCCGACGGGTAATGTTTTAACTAATGATGAGGTGAATAAGATTACCGCTTTAGCTGCACCTTATAATGTGCCTGTGCTGATTGATTCTGCTTATGCACCTCCTTTCCCAGCGTTGAACTTTACAGAAATGACTCCGGTATTTGGGGAAAATATTCTCCACTGTATGAGTTTATCAAAAGCAGGTTTGCCTGGGGAACGGATTGGGGTGGCTATTGGGGATGAAAACCTAATTCAAGTTTTGGAATGTTTCCAAACCAATGTGGGGATTCATTCTTCTCGATATGGTCAAGCGATCGCCGCCCGCGCGATAGAATCAGGGATATTAGCCCATATTGCGGAAAATGTGATTCGTCCTTTCTATCAACAAAAGTTTGATGTTTTAGAAAGTACATTGGAAGCGGCTATTCCGAAAAGTATACCTTGGTTCTTACATCGCGGTGAAGGAGCTATTTTTGGATGGTTGTGGTTGCAAGATCTACCCATGACTGATTGGGAATTTTACCAGGAATTAAAGAAGGTGGGTGTGATTGTTGTTCCTGGTAGTAGTTTCTTTCCCGGTTTAAAGGAGGATTGGGAACACAAACACCAATGTCTGCGAATTAGTTTGACTGGTAGTGATGAGGAAATTACTGTCGGTATGCAGCGTTTAGCGAAAGTTGCTGAACAGGTTTATCAAGTTGCGGCTGTAAGTGTGTAA
- the hemW gene encoding radical SAM family heme chaperone HemW encodes MSQKDVGWGIPRSAYVHIPFCRRRCFYCDFPVFVVGDRSRGENSGTIGEYVEVLCQEIRIAPTYGQPLETIFFGGGTPSLLSTAQLQSILTTLEQRFGIASKVETSMEIDPGTFDFAHIAGYRNSGVNRVSLGVQAFQEELLKTAGRSHSLVDIFTAIELIHKVEIPEFSLDLISGLPHQSLEQWQDSLTQAVAATPTHISIYDLTIEPGTAFNRYYKPGDHPLPTDETTVKMYQMGQKTLTDAGYEHYEISNYAQPGHQCQHNRVYWQNRPYYGFGMGAASYIHGKRFTRPRKTQEYYQWLKNGAVIDCEVTPQADVLLETLMLGLRLAEGISLNSLAANFGNHQVEKIQSSLQPYFVHGWVKIVGDRLRFSDPDGFIFSNVMLAKLFEKLGE; translated from the coding sequence ATGAGTCAAAAAGATGTTGGTTGGGGGATTCCCCGTTCTGCTTATGTGCATATTCCCTTTTGTCGGCGACGGTGTTTTTATTGCGATTTTCCGGTATTTGTGGTGGGCGATCGCTCACGGGGAGAAAATTCTGGGACAATTGGCGAATATGTTGAAGTTTTATGTCAAGAAATCAGGATTGCACCAACTTATGGTCAACCTTTAGAAACAATTTTTTTTGGTGGTGGGACTCCTTCGTTATTATCAACAGCACAGTTGCAATCTATATTGACAACCTTAGAACAGCGATTTGGCATTGCCTCTAAGGTAGAAACTTCTATGGAAATTGACCCAGGGACTTTTGATTTCGCACATATCGCCGGTTATCGTAACTCAGGAGTAAATCGGGTCAGTTTAGGTGTTCAAGCCTTTCAAGAAGAATTGTTAAAAACTGCTGGGCGATCGCATTCCCTTGTAGATATATTTACAGCTATAGAGTTAATTCACAAGGTCGAGATTCCCGAATTTAGCTTAGACTTAATTTCTGGCTTACCGCATCAATCTTTAGAACAATGGCAAGATTCCTTAACCCAAGCTGTAGCAGCCACACCAACTCACATTTCCATCTATGACCTGACCATTGAACCGGGAACAGCCTTCAATCGTTATTACAAACCGGGAGATCATCCTTTACCCACAGATGAAACCACAGTCAAAATGTATCAAATGGGGCAAAAAACCTTAACAGATGCTGGGTACGAACATTACGAAATTTCCAACTATGCCCAACCAGGACACCAATGCCAGCATAATCGAGTTTATTGGCAAAATCGCCCTTATTATGGTTTTGGTATGGGTGCAGCCAGCTATATTCATGGTAAACGCTTCACCCGTCCCCGCAAAACCCAGGAATATTACCAATGGTTAAAAAACGGTGCTGTGATTGATTGTGAAGTCACCCCACAGGCAGATGTTTTATTGGAAACTCTCATGTTAGGGTTACGGTTAGCCGAAGGAATCAGTTTAAATTCCCTAGCCGCAAACTTTGGCAATCATCAAGTAGAGAAAATTCAAAGCTCTTTGCAACCATACTTTGTTCACGGTTGGGTAAAGATTGTTGGGGATAGGTTGCGTTTTAGCGATCCCGATGGTTTTATATTTTCTAATGTGATGTTAGCGAAGTTGTTTGAAAAGTTAGGAGAATGA
- a CDS encoding PIN/TRAM domain-containing protein: MLDVIIILSFILAVAGIGYFSTDLLPPGTLTGVTNLDALRLILAVFAAIIGGAVGLSFQTTYRRLESQVREMPLEVILTRAIGLVIGLLLANLMLAPLFLLPIPSDFGFIKPLVAVVGSIILSVTGMNLADTHGRGLLRLINPNTVESMVVEGTLKPANTKVLDTSCIIDGRIETLLETGFLEGLILVPQFVLQELQQVADASKDQKRVRGRRGLEILNRIREIYPERILINPVDYEDTPTVDAKLVRFAQEINGTLLTNDYNLSKVASVQKVPVLNVHDLVNAVRPTYLPGDNLDLKILKEGKEPTQGIGYLDDGTMVVVEEGRGYVGGELRVVVTSALQTSAGRMIFAKPQASALA, from the coding sequence ATGCTGGATGTCATTATTATTCTCTCATTTATCTTGGCAGTGGCGGGGATAGGTTATTTCAGCACTGATCTACTCCCCCCAGGTACTCTCACTGGAGTTACCAATTTAGATGCCTTACGCTTAATTCTAGCCGTGTTTGCTGCCATTATTGGTGGTGCAGTCGGGCTGAGTTTCCAGACTACATACCGTCGTCTAGAGTCGCAAGTTCGGGAAATGCCTCTAGAAGTTATTTTAACCCGTGCCATTGGTTTAGTAATTGGGCTATTACTCGCCAATCTCATGTTAGCGCCGCTATTTTTATTACCCATTCCCTCAGATTTTGGCTTTATCAAACCTCTTGTCGCTGTTGTTGGTAGTATCATCCTCTCTGTGACAGGGATGAATTTGGCAGATACTCACGGACGAGGTTTGTTAAGGTTAATTAACCCCAATACTGTTGAAAGCATGGTGGTGGAAGGAACTCTCAAACCTGCCAACACCAAAGTTTTAGATACTAGCTGCATTATAGATGGACGCATTGAAACATTACTAGAAACAGGATTTTTAGAAGGTTTAATTCTTGTCCCTCAATTTGTTTTACAAGAATTACAACAAGTGGCTGATGCGAGTAAGGATCAAAAGCGGGTGAGAGGAAGAAGAGGACTAGAAATTCTCAACCGCATTCGGGAAATTTATCCAGAACGCATTTTAATTAACCCTGTAGACTATGAAGACACTCCTACTGTTGATGCTAAATTAGTCCGTTTTGCTCAAGAAATCAATGGGACATTACTTACCAATGATTACAATTTATCTAAAGTCGCCAGTGTACAAAAAGTCCCAGTTTTGAATGTTCACGATTTAGTAAATGCCGTCCGTCCGACCTATTTACCTGGTGATAATCTGGATTTGAAAATTCTCAAAGAAGGAAAAGAACCAACTCAAGGCATTGGCTATTTAGATGATGGAACAATGGTAGTAGTTGAAGAAGGTAGAGGTTATGTCGGTGGTGAATTGCGAGTAGTAGTTACCAGCGCCTTACAAACCTCCGCTGGGAGGATGATTTTTGCCAAACCCCAAGCTTCCGCCTTAGCGTAA
- a CDS encoding M15 family metallopeptidase translates to MNKAGFPKKPHNSYPLSGDDIPVALRDTNDAGSKIKVQPVIFIIGGLTGFLLLAVTSGFLFSLTTPKPTANSLATPISSTPVATNTPVSDNDNDTVLGHFPYSEAPASELAPITSDGRIKMRKAAAVKFQAMVQAARSAGVNLVPLSGFRSVQEQKQLFFGVSAQRNQTPAERAALSAPPNHSEHHTGYAVDIGDRTVPATNLQANFDNTKAYQWLQANAAKFSFEISFPKDNLQGVSYEPWHWRFVGDTDSLETFYKAKNIKPVQTKQ, encoded by the coding sequence TTGAATAAAGCTGGGTTTCCTAAAAAACCGCACAATTCCTACCCTCTCTCTGGTGATGATATCCCAGTAGCTTTACGCGATACAAATGATGCAGGAAGTAAGATCAAAGTCCAACCTGTGATTTTCATTATAGGTGGATTAACAGGATTTTTGCTGCTGGCTGTGACTAGTGGTTTTTTGTTCTCGTTGACGACACCTAAGCCAACTGCTAATTCTCTAGCTACACCAATTAGTTCTACACCTGTAGCTACCAATACTCCAGTTAGTGATAATGATAATGATACAGTGTTGGGACATTTTCCTTACTCAGAAGCACCAGCATCAGAATTAGCCCCAATTACTAGTGACGGTAGAATCAAAATGCGAAAAGCTGCTGCTGTTAAGTTTCAAGCAATGGTACAAGCTGCTAGAAGTGCAGGTGTAAATTTAGTGCCACTTTCTGGTTTTCGTTCTGTACAGGAGCAAAAGCAGTTGTTTTTCGGTGTAAGCGCACAGCGTAATCAAACTCCGGCAGAAAGAGCCGCCCTGAGCGCACCACCAAATCATAGTGAACATCATACAGGTTATGCGGTGGATATTGGCGATCGCACAGTCCCAGCCACAAACCTTCAAGCGAATTTTGATAATACCAAAGCTTATCAGTGGTTACAAGCTAATGCGGCCAAGTTTAGTTTTGAAATTTCCTTTCCTAAAGATAATCTTCAAGGTGTCAGTTATGAACCTTGGCATTGGCGTTTTGTAGGCGATACTGATAGTTTAGAAACATTTTATAAAGCCAAAAATATCAAACCTGTGCAAACAAAACAATGA
- a CDS encoding AEC family transporter, with the protein MINLLELYIKLVGLILVGFILGRKLPNNTSTYVGQFLYCVGVPISIIGFLIQTDLSGQIWIAPIIAHFAIFLGALLAWLRIKAQAYLTHSVPPATTQGSLILAAMVGNTGYLGFPITLAMVGKEYFAWALFYDMLGSLFGAYGLGVFLAAKFGNNIQNQMQIAKVILINPALWSFGFGLLLHQVTLPSPVVFCLEKLAWGAVALSLMLIGMRLSQLKSWRKLPEAGSSVFIKMLLVPMILGSMLSLFGVTGNAAQVIVLQMGMPPALATLVIAETFDLDRDLAVTALAMGMIVLLFTLPVWLWLF; encoded by the coding sequence TTGATAAATCTTTTAGAACTATATATCAAGTTAGTGGGATTAATCCTAGTGGGATTTATACTGGGACGTAAACTGCCTAATAATACTTCGACTTACGTAGGTCAGTTTCTCTATTGCGTGGGAGTACCCATCAGTATTATTGGTTTTTTAATACAAACAGATTTATCAGGACAGATTTGGATTGCACCGATAATAGCTCATTTTGCCATCTTTTTGGGGGCATTATTAGCTTGGTTAAGAATCAAAGCCCAAGCCTATCTTACTCATTCAGTTCCCCCCGCTACAACTCAAGGTAGTTTGATTCTAGCAGCAATGGTAGGTAATACAGGTTATCTGGGTTTTCCCATTACTTTAGCAATGGTAGGTAAAGAATATTTTGCCTGGGCTTTATTTTACGATATGTTGGGTTCGCTGTTTGGAGCTTATGGTTTAGGTGTGTTTCTTGCTGCTAAGTTTGGTAATAATATCCAAAATCAGATGCAAATAGCAAAGGTAATTTTGATTAATCCGGCTTTATGGAGTTTTGGATTTGGCTTATTATTGCATCAAGTTACCCTTCCCTCCCCAGTGGTATTTTGTTTGGAGAAATTGGCTTGGGGTGCAGTTGCCTTATCTTTGATGTTAATTGGTATGAGACTTTCCCAACTAAAATCTTGGCGAAAATTACCAGAAGCAGGAAGTAGTGTGTTCATTAAAATGCTATTAGTGCCGATGATTTTAGGTAGTATGCTATCGCTGTTTGGGGTGACAGGTAATGCAGCACAGGTGATAGTTTTGCAAATGGGTATGCCTCCAGCTTTGGCTACTTTGGTAATAGCAGAAACCTTTGATTTGGATAGAGATTTGGCTGTTACTGCTTTAGCTATGGGGATGATAGTTTTGTTGTTTACTCTTCCTGTTTGGTTATGGTTGTTTTGA